The Prunus dulcis chromosome 3, ALMONDv2, whole genome shotgun sequence genome segment TTCCCTGGCTCATGCTCCGTTCACACCCGTTCTCTCTCAAAGATCATTACTTCTTGAGTCTAAGTGACAACAAAACTCACAAGTCGTCGTCGTTTGGCTCTAACGACTATATAAGCAGGCGAGATTGTGTTGGTTCCATCGAGGGGTGGTTGATTATGGTTGATAGTGAATTTTGGCGTCCTGAGGGTTTTTTGTATCCGTGGTCATTCTGCTTGCACGCCTTGCGAGATTATCATCTCAAGTACCCTTATACTACCCTCAACTTCTTCTTGAACCCAATTTCAGGTGTTCGGGTCATGCTGCCATCACAATCCACCATTCCATACATGTACGGCACCAgacctttctttttcaagaaaGTGGTAGCCTCTTCATTGCCGTTGCTAACGACGTCGTGGTGGTCAAAATCAGATGATCATCATCATTGTCATCAGATAATAAACTCATCATGTCTTGTGGCTGGCCTTTGTGGGGAAGGCCTTTATTTGGCCTTTTGTAGACCAACAGATAAATCATGGACCCTCATTGAGCCAGTGCTAGAGGGTACACGCTTCACTCCTCTGGATATAGAAATAATTGATGGGAAATTATATGCTGCAAATCAGGATGCAGCACAGTTTTTGATCGTGTACGATCTCCAAATGTTACATGCTGAAGGCCATGCCAATGCCGGGCCTCCTGGTAATAAGTACAGCGGGCCGCCTCAAAAGTTGGTTATGCTTCATCCAAGGCCAGTTCGTTCCCTGTCCTCTAACACTACGGGTGGCGTCGCATATGTTACCGAAAAGGAAAGCCCTCGCTTAGCAACAGATCCTACAACAAAGGAGCTGTTTCTGATTCTCCATGACACTAGTTTTGCTTATGAAAAGGATCCAATAATTCCCCAGTCCCTCTTAGGTCACAATTATGTCATTCCACCTCAAACTAAAGGATTCCGAGTGTTCAAGCTTGAATATAACAACAATGGTCCTAAGTGGGTAGAGGTTGAAGACATCGGCGGCGATAGGATATTGTTCCTGAGCAAGGCAAGCAACAAGCTCATCTCTGCTACAAGCCTCAGTCTCAATTATGGCGATTATAAGAAGAGAGTTGAAGGAAATTGCATTTGTTTTGCTTTCGATAATCCTTGTTTAGCATCACCGTGGATGGGACGCGACTTTGGGGTGTTTTCCTTGACAAACAAGAACATCCAGCGTTTTATTGTTCCCAATGATCACCCTCGTACTAGCCTATTCAATACTCAAACTGTTTGGTTCACGCCATACATTGaatagctagctagctagttcatttttattatatgtGCATATTGGTAACTTATAGGTAGCTTCAGTAATGGTATCTCTTggtatgtttcttttttgagatTTAACGTTGGTATGCGTGATTTAGATATAagaattgagaaaaataaaataaaatttcactcAAATAATCAAAGTGATGAACACAATGGCTCTGTACACTCCATTTTCTTGTATATATGCCTAAACAGAATGCACCAGAAATTGGCAAAAagattacaaatttacaatcAGGCAATTCTTTAACTCACTTTATACAAATAAAGAATATTGAACTTATACAAGCTGCACAAGCACACATACCACACTCAAACCTCTTATAAAAAGCACACCCACATAAAACCTTTATTCATCCAATTCTTCAACTGTCGGAACCgacttggttttgttttttatttatttatttttctgattgtGTCTTTGAATGAGAAGACTTGCCGGTAATGGCTTTCTTCACCTTGGATATTGAATGCTTGATACCCGAAAGGATATTATGGGATTTCTTATGTGAAATCTTAGCATCAGCATCTCTAGAGGCTTCTACAATGACGGGAGAATCATAGCCTGGCTCTGCATTTGTGTGTTCATTTTCTCCCGTctcttcatatatttttacTTCTTCAGCATTTTcgtgctcttcttcttcctcttcagtTTGCACTTCTTTGCTAGCTGTTGTATCTTTCTCCTCAGGCAACTGAATTATAGATGAAATATTCAATATTATAGGTTATGAGGATTTATGTTAAAATGGTAATTAAGAACGTTTGTTTTCTATTCACTGACCTCGCCccgattttcattttttctgaTCACAGAACTTTCACTGGTCTTCTCTACTTGATACTCTTCAGCtattgcttttttttcttgatggCTCTCTTCTCTGACAGAGTCTGCCTCAGAATCCTTTGGAAGTTCCTTATCCTCCTTGATCTGATAATATACCCCGTGTTAGTACTTTCTCTAATATATAGATAActgcaggaaaaaaaatatgatggGGTAGTCCAATTGTATATTTGACCTCGTCATTTGAAAGTCCAGtcttaattttttcatttgcttcaaCTGTTGTGTCACACAGATTCTCTTCAGTTTGAAGTTCTTTGTCTTCAGTTAAATGTTTGGCCACTTGTGTAGTTTCTTTCGGGGATTCCTGCATGAGTATAGATAACAGAATCTTTAAAGATTGAACTTCACACATAATGAAAAACTAAGAGAAGAATGCTGTCTATGCTCTAACCTCGTTGTCCtgattttcatttcttgcGGTACTAAATGATTCACTCTTCTctccttcatatttttcagcTATCAACTCATTTTCTTGTTCTCTATGGCTGATGTTTTCTCCACTAACAGAAATCGGCCGCAAATCTTTTGCCTCTAGCTTTTCGGCCTCGATCTGTTTTAAGTTTCCGCCTAAGTTAATACAGAAATTGCAATGCGAGAACAGAAAATAAAGGAGGAGGGTGTTTGGGGAAAGGGAAGAAGAGAACTAGAGAGATGAAATTTAATATCTAAGTACGGTCCAATTTCATTATCTAACCTCTTCATTTGAAACTTCATTCTTCCTGGTTTCATTTGCTTCAATTGTTGTCTCACACCACCTCTCTTCTGCCCTTGAATCAGAGATTGCTACCTCAAGATGCTTCTGTTCATTTGAAACTTCATTCTTTATGGTTTCATTtgtttcatttgcttcattCTTTAGGTGCTCTCCGTTTATCGTAGCATCTTGTGATCTGCTGAAGCCTTCTTCTGGAGCACAGTCAGAAGCATTTTCACTTGTTTCAATGTCAAGATTGGAGGCTTCCATGGTTGTTCCTTTTAGTTCTGTGGTTTTCTGGTTCCCCAATAGAGAATCATCATATCTTTccccttcttcatcttcatgaGGCTCTACTTCTGGAACTCCTATCAGAGAGCTCCGTTCTTCCTCATGAACTTCATTTGAACTTTCCTTTTGTAATTCTTTACTAGAGTAAAGCTCAACATCAGACACTTTGAGTTCGCTTGGCTCTTCCTTTGGCAAGCTTTTCTCTTCTGAAGTGCTTGTAGCGTTTCCGTTCTCATCATCCTGTATTTGCACATTGctcatgttttcttcttctgtcgtAGTGATTGTGGCATGCTTCGTTTCACCTGTGAGCAATGCAGTAGATGGAGTCTCTTTTAATATCACTTTACAGAGTGTCTGATCATCGACAACTTCATCTTCGGTAACTACATTAATGCTTTGAGAAGCAAATTTATTTGCTGTTTCACAAGtttcttctgtttcttctgcaGTTTCATCTGCATCCAGTGTCTTCAGAGCCATTTCAGAAACCTTGGCATCCTTGGGCTCTTCCTTTTGTGGACATATCTCTTCCGAGGTAGTTCCATGTTCATCTTCAGAAGCTTTGATCTCCTTTTCCTCATGAAGCAATATAGAAGATGGTATCTGAAGTTGATCTTTTGATATCCCTTCATGGACTATCTGATAAGCAATGATCTCATCTTTGGAAACTACATCAGTGCTTTGAGAATCAGCTTTAGACACTGTTTCAAAggtttctttgatttcttctgTTTCATCAGCATTCAACTCTTCTGGAGCCAATTCAGAAACTTTGAGCTCCCTGGGCTCTTCCTTGTGCAAGATTGTCTCTTCTACTGACCTCGCAGTAAAAAAATATCCCCCATTTTCATCAGCTGGCATTTCTATTTTCTTGGCATGCTCTTCCTCTATGGATTTGTCTTGGGTTGTAATTCCGTGTTCGTGTTCATAAGTTTTGAGCTCCTCTTCCTTGGGAAGCAAACTATGAGATGGTATCTGAAGTTGCATGTCTGTTATCCCCTCAAGGAGTGTTTGATCAGCAATGATTTCATCTTCGGAAACTGCATCAATGCTTAGACAATCAGATTTAGAGACTTTTTCAAAactttctttgatttcttcttcactttcacCGGCATCTAACTTTTCCAAAGACAATTCAGAAGCTTTGAGCTCTCTGGGTTCTTCCTTTTGCAAGTGTGCCTCTTCTACTGACCCTGCAGAAAATAAA includes the following:
- the LOC117622019 gene encoding uncharacterized protein LOC117622019; this translates as MAMLRIRRAIQAVISTTATSRWADELPEEIMQLILQRLCLPDYLRCGAVCRSWRAALPVKRCPPFPQLEIPWLMLRSHPFSLKDHYFLSLSDNKTHKSSSFGSNDYISRRDCVGSIEGWLIMVDSEFWRPEGFLYPWSFCLHALRDYHLKYPYTTLNFFLNPISGVRVMLPSQSTIPYMYGTRPFFFKKVVASSLPLLTTSWWSKSDDHHHCHQIINSSCLVAGLCGEGLYLAFCRPTDKSWTLIEPVLEGTRFTPLDIEIIDGKLYAANQDAAQFLIVYDLQMLHAEGHANAGPPGNKYSGPPQKLVMLHPRPVRSLSSNTTGGVAYVTEKESPRLATDPTTKELFLILHDTSFAYEKDPIIPQSLLGHNYVIPPQTKGFRVFKLEYNNNGPKWVEVEDIGGDRILFLSKASNKLISATSLSLNYGDYKKRVEGNCICFAFDNPCLASPWMGRDFGVFSLTNKNIQRFIVPNDHPRTSLFNTQTVWFTPYIE